The Acipenser ruthenus chromosome 27, fAciRut3.2 maternal haplotype, whole genome shotgun sequence genome includes a window with the following:
- the LOC117432356 gene encoding excitatory amino acid transporter 2-like isoform X1: protein MRLPALTEIATLVSEVEAGTPARTHWTVACANTMPKQVEVRMLESHQPPQEPSAQPCCGGIFQKLVKNLLLSLTVFGVILGAVCGCLLRYASPIHPDIVMVIAFPGDILMRMLKMLILPLIISSLITGLAGLDAKASGRLGTRAMVYYMSTTIIAAVLGVILVLIIHPGNPKLKERLGEGSKNDEVSSLDAFFDLIRNLFPDNLVQACFQQIQTVTKKVQVFPEPEEMGEKGNSTMDPFLEAVNATVVPPAPVFITKKSLEFKGGMNVLGVIGFFIAFGIAMGKLGEKAKLMLEFFNILNEIVMKLVIMIMWYSPLGIACLICGKIISIKDLEVVARQLGMYMVTVIVGLIIHGLIFLPLIYFVFVRKNPFTFLGGIFQAWITALGTASSAGTLPVTFRCLEENLGIDKRVTRFVLPVGATINMDGTALYEAVAAIFIAQMNGIHLDAGQIVTVSLTATLASVGAASIPSAGLVTMLLILTAVGLPTQDISLLVAVDWFLDRLRTSVNVVGDSFGAGIVYHLSKAELDSLDAQQGHPEEMELTKTQVLYDDLKNHLENNSNQCVYAAHNSAVVDECKVTLATNGSTAEYTLVEEEPWKHEK, encoded by the exons atgcgcctgcctgcgttaactgagatcgccacattggtgtcagaagtggaggcaggtaccccggcacgcactcattggactgtagcctg TGCCAACACCATGCCTAAACAAGTAGAGGTTCGAATGCTCGAGAGCCACCAGCCACCACAGGAGCCCTCTGCCCAGCCCTGCTGTGGGGGAATCTTCCAGAAATTAGTCAAGAACCTGCTGCTCTCACTAACCGTCTTTG GCGTGATCCTGGGGGCAGTGTGTGGGTGCCTGTTGCGCTACGCCTCCCCTATCCATCCAGACATCGTCATGGTCATCGCCTTCCCCGGGGACATCCTCATGAGGATGCTCAAGATGCTGATCCTGCCGCTCATCATCTCCAGTTTAATCACAG GCCTGGCTGGGTTGGATGCCAAGGCGAGTGGGCGCCTGGGCACCAGAGCCATGGTGTACTACATGTCAACAACCATCATTGCAGCTGTACTGGGGGTGATCCTGGTCTTGATCATACACCCTGGGAACCCCAAACTGAAGGAACGCCTGGGCGAAGGCAGCAAGAACGATGAGGTTTCCAGCCTGGATGCCTTCTTTGATCTCATCAGGAACCTCTTCCCAGATAACCTTGTGCAGGCCTGCTTCCAGCAG ATCCAGACGGTCACCAAGAAGGTACAGGTGTTCCCAGAGCCAGAGGAGATGGGAGAGAAAGGGAATTCCACCATGGACCCATTCCTGGAGGCAGTGAATGCTACTGTGGTCCCTCCTGCTCCTGTGTTCATCACCAAGAAATCATTGGAGTTCAAAGGAGGAATGAACGTGCTGG GTGTGATTGGCTTCTTCATTGCCTTTGGGATTGCCATGGGGAAGTTGGGGGAGAAGGCCAAGCTCATGCTGGAATTCTTCAACATCCTCAATGAGATTGTCATGAAGCTGGTCATCATGATCATGTG GTACTCTCCGCTGGGTATCGCCTGCTTGATTTGTGGGAAGATTATCTCTATCAAGGATCTGGAGGTAGTAGCTCGCCAGCTGGGAATGTACATGGTGACTGTCATCGTGGGGCTTATCATCCATGGATTGATCTTTCTGCCACTCATCTATTTCGTCTTTGTGCGCAAAAACCCATTCACCTTCCTTGGGGGCATCTTCCAGGCCTGGATCACTGCTCTGGGCACTGCCTCCAG CGCCGGGACCCTCCCAGTCACATTTCGCTGCCTGGAAGAGAATCTTGGAATCGACAAGCGTGTGACACGCTTCGTGCTGCCTGTCGGTGCCACCATCAACATGGACGGCACTGCGCTGTACGAGGCTGTGGCTGCCATCTTCATCGCACAGATGAACGGGATCCATTTGGACGCAGGGCAGATTGTAACAGTCAG CTTGACAGCAACCCTGGCCAGTGTGGGAGCGGCCAGTATTCCCAGTGCTGGACTGGTTACCATGCTGCTTATCCTCACAGCAGTGGGGCTGCCTACGCAGGACATCAGTCTTCTAGTGGCTGTCGACTGGTTTCT AGACAGGCTGCGGACCTCAGTGAATGTGGTAGGGGATTCATTCGGCGCCGGGATTGTTTACCACCTATCCAAGGCAGAGCTGGATAGCCTTGATGCCCAGCAAGGCCACCCAGAGGAGATGGAACTCACCAAAACACAGGTGCTGTATGATGACCTCAAGAACCACCTGGAAAACAACTCCAACCAGTGTGTTTATGCAGCTCACAATTCTGCTGTAGTAGATGAGTGCAAG GTCACTCTGGCCACAAATGGCTCCACTGCTGAATACACACTTGTTGAGGAGGAACCAtggaaacatgaaaaataa
- the LOC117432356 gene encoding excitatory amino acid transporter 2-like isoform X2, producing the protein MCANTMPKQVEVRMLESHQPPQEPSAQPCCGGIFQKLVKNLLLSLTVFGVILGAVCGCLLRYASPIHPDIVMVIAFPGDILMRMLKMLILPLIISSLITGLAGLDAKASGRLGTRAMVYYMSTTIIAAVLGVILVLIIHPGNPKLKERLGEGSKNDEVSSLDAFFDLIRNLFPDNLVQACFQQIQTVTKKVQVFPEPEEMGEKGNSTMDPFLEAVNATVVPPAPVFITKKSLEFKGGMNVLGVIGFFIAFGIAMGKLGEKAKLMLEFFNILNEIVMKLVIMIMWYSPLGIACLICGKIISIKDLEVVARQLGMYMVTVIVGLIIHGLIFLPLIYFVFVRKNPFTFLGGIFQAWITALGTASSAGTLPVTFRCLEENLGIDKRVTRFVLPVGATINMDGTALYEAVAAIFIAQMNGIHLDAGQIVTVSLTATLASVGAASIPSAGLVTMLLILTAVGLPTQDISLLVAVDWFLDRLRTSVNVVGDSFGAGIVYHLSKAELDSLDAQQGHPEEMELTKTQVLYDDLKNHLENNSNQCVYAAHNSAVVDECKVTLATNGSTAEYTLVEEEPWKHEK; encoded by the exons TGCCAACACCATGCCTAAACAAGTAGAGGTTCGAATGCTCGAGAGCCACCAGCCACCACAGGAGCCCTCTGCCCAGCCCTGCTGTGGGGGAATCTTCCAGAAATTAGTCAAGAACCTGCTGCTCTCACTAACCGTCTTTG GCGTGATCCTGGGGGCAGTGTGTGGGTGCCTGTTGCGCTACGCCTCCCCTATCCATCCAGACATCGTCATGGTCATCGCCTTCCCCGGGGACATCCTCATGAGGATGCTCAAGATGCTGATCCTGCCGCTCATCATCTCCAGTTTAATCACAG GCCTGGCTGGGTTGGATGCCAAGGCGAGTGGGCGCCTGGGCACCAGAGCCATGGTGTACTACATGTCAACAACCATCATTGCAGCTGTACTGGGGGTGATCCTGGTCTTGATCATACACCCTGGGAACCCCAAACTGAAGGAACGCCTGGGCGAAGGCAGCAAGAACGATGAGGTTTCCAGCCTGGATGCCTTCTTTGATCTCATCAGGAACCTCTTCCCAGATAACCTTGTGCAGGCCTGCTTCCAGCAG ATCCAGACGGTCACCAAGAAGGTACAGGTGTTCCCAGAGCCAGAGGAGATGGGAGAGAAAGGGAATTCCACCATGGACCCATTCCTGGAGGCAGTGAATGCTACTGTGGTCCCTCCTGCTCCTGTGTTCATCACCAAGAAATCATTGGAGTTCAAAGGAGGAATGAACGTGCTGG GTGTGATTGGCTTCTTCATTGCCTTTGGGATTGCCATGGGGAAGTTGGGGGAGAAGGCCAAGCTCATGCTGGAATTCTTCAACATCCTCAATGAGATTGTCATGAAGCTGGTCATCATGATCATGTG GTACTCTCCGCTGGGTATCGCCTGCTTGATTTGTGGGAAGATTATCTCTATCAAGGATCTGGAGGTAGTAGCTCGCCAGCTGGGAATGTACATGGTGACTGTCATCGTGGGGCTTATCATCCATGGATTGATCTTTCTGCCACTCATCTATTTCGTCTTTGTGCGCAAAAACCCATTCACCTTCCTTGGGGGCATCTTCCAGGCCTGGATCACTGCTCTGGGCACTGCCTCCAG CGCCGGGACCCTCCCAGTCACATTTCGCTGCCTGGAAGAGAATCTTGGAATCGACAAGCGTGTGACACGCTTCGTGCTGCCTGTCGGTGCCACCATCAACATGGACGGCACTGCGCTGTACGAGGCTGTGGCTGCCATCTTCATCGCACAGATGAACGGGATCCATTTGGACGCAGGGCAGATTGTAACAGTCAG CTTGACAGCAACCCTGGCCAGTGTGGGAGCGGCCAGTATTCCCAGTGCTGGACTGGTTACCATGCTGCTTATCCTCACAGCAGTGGGGCTGCCTACGCAGGACATCAGTCTTCTAGTGGCTGTCGACTGGTTTCT AGACAGGCTGCGGACCTCAGTGAATGTGGTAGGGGATTCATTCGGCGCCGGGATTGTTTACCACCTATCCAAGGCAGAGCTGGATAGCCTTGATGCCCAGCAAGGCCACCCAGAGGAGATGGAACTCACCAAAACACAGGTGCTGTATGATGACCTCAAGAACCACCTGGAAAACAACTCCAACCAGTGTGTTTATGCAGCTCACAATTCTGCTGTAGTAGATGAGTGCAAG GTCACTCTGGCCACAAATGGCTCCACTGCTGAATACACACTTGTTGAGGAGGAACCAtggaaacatgaaaaataa
- the LOC117432356 gene encoding excitatory amino acid transporter 2-like isoform X3: MRLPALTEIATLVSEVEAGTPARTHWTVACANTMPKQVEVRMLESHQPPQEPSAQPCCGGIFQKLVKNLLLSLTVFGVILGAVCGCLLRYASPIHPDIVMVIAFPGDILMRMLKMLILPLIISSLITGLAGLDAKASGRLGTRAMVYYMSTTIIAAVLGVILVLIIHPGNPKLKERLGEGSKNDEVSSLDAFFDLIRNLFPDNLVQACFQQIQTVTKKVQVFPEPEEMGEKGNSTMDPFLEAVNATVVPPAPVFITKKSLEFKGGMNVLGVIGFFIAFGIAMGKLGEKAKLMLEFFNILNEIVMKLVIMIMWYSPLGIACLICGKIISIKDLEVVARQLGMYMVTVIVGLIIHGLIFLPLIYFVFVRKNPFTFLGGIFQAWITALGTASSAGTLPVTFRCLEENLGIDKRVTRFVLPVGATINMDGTALYEAVAAIFIAQMNGIHLDAGQIVTVSLTATLASVGAASIPSAGLVTMLLILTAVGLPTQDISLLVAVDWFLDRLRTSVNVVGDSFGAGIVYHLSKAELDSLDAQQGHPEEMELTKTQVTLATNGSTAEYTLVEEEPWKHEK, translated from the exons atgcgcctgcctgcgttaactgagatcgccacattggtgtcagaagtggaggcaggtaccccggcacgcactcattggactgtagcctg TGCCAACACCATGCCTAAACAAGTAGAGGTTCGAATGCTCGAGAGCCACCAGCCACCACAGGAGCCCTCTGCCCAGCCCTGCTGTGGGGGAATCTTCCAGAAATTAGTCAAGAACCTGCTGCTCTCACTAACCGTCTTTG GCGTGATCCTGGGGGCAGTGTGTGGGTGCCTGTTGCGCTACGCCTCCCCTATCCATCCAGACATCGTCATGGTCATCGCCTTCCCCGGGGACATCCTCATGAGGATGCTCAAGATGCTGATCCTGCCGCTCATCATCTCCAGTTTAATCACAG GCCTGGCTGGGTTGGATGCCAAGGCGAGTGGGCGCCTGGGCACCAGAGCCATGGTGTACTACATGTCAACAACCATCATTGCAGCTGTACTGGGGGTGATCCTGGTCTTGATCATACACCCTGGGAACCCCAAACTGAAGGAACGCCTGGGCGAAGGCAGCAAGAACGATGAGGTTTCCAGCCTGGATGCCTTCTTTGATCTCATCAGGAACCTCTTCCCAGATAACCTTGTGCAGGCCTGCTTCCAGCAG ATCCAGACGGTCACCAAGAAGGTACAGGTGTTCCCAGAGCCAGAGGAGATGGGAGAGAAAGGGAATTCCACCATGGACCCATTCCTGGAGGCAGTGAATGCTACTGTGGTCCCTCCTGCTCCTGTGTTCATCACCAAGAAATCATTGGAGTTCAAAGGAGGAATGAACGTGCTGG GTGTGATTGGCTTCTTCATTGCCTTTGGGATTGCCATGGGGAAGTTGGGGGAGAAGGCCAAGCTCATGCTGGAATTCTTCAACATCCTCAATGAGATTGTCATGAAGCTGGTCATCATGATCATGTG GTACTCTCCGCTGGGTATCGCCTGCTTGATTTGTGGGAAGATTATCTCTATCAAGGATCTGGAGGTAGTAGCTCGCCAGCTGGGAATGTACATGGTGACTGTCATCGTGGGGCTTATCATCCATGGATTGATCTTTCTGCCACTCATCTATTTCGTCTTTGTGCGCAAAAACCCATTCACCTTCCTTGGGGGCATCTTCCAGGCCTGGATCACTGCTCTGGGCACTGCCTCCAG CGCCGGGACCCTCCCAGTCACATTTCGCTGCCTGGAAGAGAATCTTGGAATCGACAAGCGTGTGACACGCTTCGTGCTGCCTGTCGGTGCCACCATCAACATGGACGGCACTGCGCTGTACGAGGCTGTGGCTGCCATCTTCATCGCACAGATGAACGGGATCCATTTGGACGCAGGGCAGATTGTAACAGTCAG CTTGACAGCAACCCTGGCCAGTGTGGGAGCGGCCAGTATTCCCAGTGCTGGACTGGTTACCATGCTGCTTATCCTCACAGCAGTGGGGCTGCCTACGCAGGACATCAGTCTTCTAGTGGCTGTCGACTGGTTTCT AGACAGGCTGCGGACCTCAGTGAATGTGGTAGGGGATTCATTCGGCGCCGGGATTGTTTACCACCTATCCAAGGCAGAGCTGGATAGCCTTGATGCCCAGCAAGGCCACCCAGAGGAGATGGAACTCACCAAAACACAG GTCACTCTGGCCACAAATGGCTCCACTGCTGAATACACACTTGTTGAGGAGGAACCAtggaaacatgaaaaataa
- the LOC117432356 gene encoding excitatory amino acid transporter 2-like isoform X4 — translation MPKQVEVRMLESHQPPQEPSAQPCCGGIFQKLVKNLLLSLTVFGVILGAVCGCLLRYASPIHPDIVMVIAFPGDILMRMLKMLILPLIISSLITGLAGLDAKASGRLGTRAMVYYMSTTIIAAVLGVILVLIIHPGNPKLKERLGEGSKNDEVSSLDAFFDLIRNLFPDNLVQACFQQIQTVTKKVQVFPEPEEMGEKGNSTMDPFLEAVNATVVPPAPVFITKKSLEFKGGMNVLGVIGFFIAFGIAMGKLGEKAKLMLEFFNILNEIVMKLVIMIMWYSPLGIACLICGKIISIKDLEVVARQLGMYMVTVIVGLIIHGLIFLPLIYFVFVRKNPFTFLGGIFQAWITALGTASSAGTLPVTFRCLEENLGIDKRVTRFVLPVGATINMDGTALYEAVAAIFIAQMNGIHLDAGQIVTVSLTATLASVGAASIPSAGLVTMLLILTAVGLPTQDISLLVAVDWFLDRLRTSVNVVGDSFGAGIVYHLSKAELDSLDAQQGHPEEMELTKTQVLYDDLKNHLENNSNQCVYAAHNSAVVDECKVTLATNGSTAEYTLVEEEPWKHEK, via the exons ATGCCTAAACAAGTAGAGGTTCGAATGCTCGAGAGCCACCAGCCACCACAGGAGCCCTCTGCCCAGCCCTGCTGTGGGGGAATCTTCCAGAAATTAGTCAAGAACCTGCTGCTCTCACTAACCGTCTTTG GCGTGATCCTGGGGGCAGTGTGTGGGTGCCTGTTGCGCTACGCCTCCCCTATCCATCCAGACATCGTCATGGTCATCGCCTTCCCCGGGGACATCCTCATGAGGATGCTCAAGATGCTGATCCTGCCGCTCATCATCTCCAGTTTAATCACAG GCCTGGCTGGGTTGGATGCCAAGGCGAGTGGGCGCCTGGGCACCAGAGCCATGGTGTACTACATGTCAACAACCATCATTGCAGCTGTACTGGGGGTGATCCTGGTCTTGATCATACACCCTGGGAACCCCAAACTGAAGGAACGCCTGGGCGAAGGCAGCAAGAACGATGAGGTTTCCAGCCTGGATGCCTTCTTTGATCTCATCAGGAACCTCTTCCCAGATAACCTTGTGCAGGCCTGCTTCCAGCAG ATCCAGACGGTCACCAAGAAGGTACAGGTGTTCCCAGAGCCAGAGGAGATGGGAGAGAAAGGGAATTCCACCATGGACCCATTCCTGGAGGCAGTGAATGCTACTGTGGTCCCTCCTGCTCCTGTGTTCATCACCAAGAAATCATTGGAGTTCAAAGGAGGAATGAACGTGCTGG GTGTGATTGGCTTCTTCATTGCCTTTGGGATTGCCATGGGGAAGTTGGGGGAGAAGGCCAAGCTCATGCTGGAATTCTTCAACATCCTCAATGAGATTGTCATGAAGCTGGTCATCATGATCATGTG GTACTCTCCGCTGGGTATCGCCTGCTTGATTTGTGGGAAGATTATCTCTATCAAGGATCTGGAGGTAGTAGCTCGCCAGCTGGGAATGTACATGGTGACTGTCATCGTGGGGCTTATCATCCATGGATTGATCTTTCTGCCACTCATCTATTTCGTCTTTGTGCGCAAAAACCCATTCACCTTCCTTGGGGGCATCTTCCAGGCCTGGATCACTGCTCTGGGCACTGCCTCCAG CGCCGGGACCCTCCCAGTCACATTTCGCTGCCTGGAAGAGAATCTTGGAATCGACAAGCGTGTGACACGCTTCGTGCTGCCTGTCGGTGCCACCATCAACATGGACGGCACTGCGCTGTACGAGGCTGTGGCTGCCATCTTCATCGCACAGATGAACGGGATCCATTTGGACGCAGGGCAGATTGTAACAGTCAG CTTGACAGCAACCCTGGCCAGTGTGGGAGCGGCCAGTATTCCCAGTGCTGGACTGGTTACCATGCTGCTTATCCTCACAGCAGTGGGGCTGCCTACGCAGGACATCAGTCTTCTAGTGGCTGTCGACTGGTTTCT AGACAGGCTGCGGACCTCAGTGAATGTGGTAGGGGATTCATTCGGCGCCGGGATTGTTTACCACCTATCCAAGGCAGAGCTGGATAGCCTTGATGCCCAGCAAGGCCACCCAGAGGAGATGGAACTCACCAAAACACAGGTGCTGTATGATGACCTCAAGAACCACCTGGAAAACAACTCCAACCAGTGTGTTTATGCAGCTCACAATTCTGCTGTAGTAGATGAGTGCAAG GTCACTCTGGCCACAAATGGCTCCACTGCTGAATACACACTTGTTGAGGAGGAACCAtggaaacatgaaaaataa